A genomic window from Onychostoma macrolepis isolate SWU-2019 chromosome 22, ASM1243209v1, whole genome shotgun sequence includes:
- the shc2 gene encoding SHC-transforming protein 2 isoform X2, with amino-acid sequence MHRRTRVEGMWLGDNFTQKGSFINKPSQGWLHPDKKISSTGASYIVRYMGCIEVLKSMRSLDFSTRTQVTREAINRLCEVVPGGKAAWKKKTTNKTLQSIMGKSNLRFAGMSIGVNISIDGLSLLVPTTRQVIAHHPMQSISFASGGDSDTPDYVAYVAKDPVNQRACHILECCDGLAQNVISTIGQAFELQFKQYLHSPPKAIPTMDRTIRTEESAWGDDEESSEHDYYNSIPGKEPPVGGVVDSRLRPPAGLLGHIHTQPQSKTAQMGSPAKRDAGSLLAAHLCYEVHWDMENSSSTLTSDGYLRADGHPTGSRDYEEHLYVNTQNLDNMEASMDARGGRRSESPKKDIFDMRPFEDALRLHEAGGVCVLEDKWPSPPRRRAPVAPTEDQLRREMWYHGRMSRRDAENLLGRDGDFLVRDSATNPGQYVLTGMQCGLPKHLLLVDPEGVVRTKDMLFESISHLINYHLTNKLPIVAAESELHLQQVVYRKN; translated from the exons tacatGGGCTGCATTGAGGTTCtgaaatcaatgagatctttggacttcagcactaggACACAGGTCACAAg GGAGGCCATCAACAGGTTGTGTGAAGTTGTACCTGGAGGAAAAGCTGCCTGGAAGAAGAAA ACCACCAATAAAACCCTCCAATCTATCATGGGGAAGAGTAACCTACGTTTTGCTGGAATGAGCATCGGCGTCAACATCTCCATTGACGGCTTGAGTCTCCTCGTCCCCACCACACGACAG GTGATTGCCCATCACCCCATGCAGTCCATATCTTTCGCCTCTGGTGGAGACTCG GATACACCCGATTACGTCGCTTATGTGGCCAAAGACCCTGTCAATCAAAGAg CATGTCACATCCTGGAGTGCTGTGACGGTCTCGCTCAGAATGTGATCAGCACCATCGGCCAGGCCTTCGAACTGCAGTTCAAACAGTACCTACACAGCCCGCCCAAAGCCATTCCCACCATGGACAG GACCATACGAACAGAAGAGTCGGCGTGGGGTGATGACGAGGAATCATCTGAGCATGATTACTACAACAGCATCCCAGGAAAGGAGCCTCCTGTGGGGGGAGTGGTGGACTCTAGGCTCAGGCCTCCTGCGGGCCTACTGGGTCACATCCATACGCAACCACAGAGCAAAACCGCTCAG atgggGTCACCGGCCAAAAGAGATGCAGGCAGCCTCCTTGCCGCCCACTTATGTTATGAAGTGCACTGGGATATGGAGAACAGCAGCTCAA CTTTGACCTCCGATGGTTACCTCCGAGCAGACGGTCATCCTACAGGTAGCCGCGATTACGAGGAACACCTTTATGTAAACACCCAGAATCTGGACAACATGGAGGCCTCAATGGATGCCCGAGGAGGACGCAGATCCGAGAGTCCAAAGAAAGACATTTTTGATATGA GGCCATTTGAGGACGCCCTGCGTCTACATGAGGCTGGAGGAGTTTGTGTATTGGAGGACAAGTGGCCGAGTCCCCCACGGCGCCGGGCCCCCGTCGCCCCCACAGAGGACCAGCTGCGGCGGGAGATGTGGTACCACGGCCGCATGAGCCGCAGGGACGCAGAGAATCTGCTGGGTCGAGATGGAGATTTCCTGGTGCGGGACAGCGCCACTAACCCGGGCCAGTATGTGCTGACTGGGATGCAGTGCGGGCTTCCCAAACATCTGCTGTTGGTGGATCCTGAAGGAGTG GTTCGGACtaaagacatgctttttgagaGCATCAGCCACCTGATTAACTACCACCTGACAAACAAGCtgccgattgttgcagcagagAGCGAGTTACACCTCCAGCAGGTGGTCTACAGAAAGAACTGA
- the ankrd24 gene encoding ankyrin repeat domain-containing protein 24 isoform X1 — MKTLKAKFKKSESQDWSKTDDRLLQAVEQNDPEKVATLLVKKGLCASKLDSEGKSAFHLCASRGRLDCLEVILSHGVDINVTDGTGFNALHLAAKNGQSDCLKRLLQERMPVDATDSFGRTSLHHAAVSGCLSCTEILWDFKANLDVQDGDASTPLILGAQMSRVELCAFLLERGANPNIQDNQGRSALMLACESDSMETVEVLLKGGANPHLTDALGHNSAHYSITAGNHNITQLLQSIGVSTAAEGSSEEQAPPPPPNPPSSGTTPRKRKAPPPPKSPAQGPPPSSDASNTPPPPVPSQSPDSQSPALPSPAPRTQHPPSENLVEDEEVFEEIRKLRLERGRLLQKIKVLEQQQSSATTALEELNSLRERLSEVEAERDRLLEELRAAQVSGVTCDSEDAEDSDDMLDFPGAEKLLSKQSRGLDADSPAEGTSQENPAMVEQLRRKVEQLTSQNADLVLKVQMLEMFEKDDTDMQSSGPDFVPTAQYESLRREFEELQEKYSRAQASTEASSIAEDPGSEEKEEKNQKALEEQLAQAQVELEELKEQMRLGVYSVEEAGAKPEGGSESPEKGINLENQQLRARVQELEAEIASKKTDGEGLSEGDNDTIQQLKQRVTELEAALQYREKGKEGEEEKETVVSLKKRVEELEKTLEQSKTAGYEEGEGAPVNGLQARVEELERALKESVPRGQFEEVQVTLSLQLNQLAQERAEVATRLNQALLELERLRPQSHIGEDEDDEDPSESSEVSIASENSLHLSPGGRTLEAIQEELEVARQEAAQALDSLCAERESRAQDVLQLRDAIPLVKHQETLSAIAQQLAQTEKELQGERALREQAQTELARLESELQAVQKDSVSKEEHDKVKAELERSLEESRQSARVAQESLSEKETELKELRSQKALEQGLVSKEDHEAQRLSLQAEINTLTAQLADLGRKHEKTCTEVFQVQREALFNKSERQVAESQLEAVKKQLTDLQAESTHIQQLHQDIQDSQGLIKEKDRKITELSKDVFRLKEALGALTPPLARSPSPPSSGIPGQQLALQNRVTALTQQLQDWERKHKTVVSIYRSHLLAAVQGRMDEEVQALLLQILRMTHKGQN; from the exons AGTCAGGACTGGAGTAAGACGGATGACAGATTGTTGCAGGCTGTAGAACAGAATGATCCAGAAAAAGTTGCCACACTGCTGGTCAAGAAAGGTCTCTGTGCGTCCAAACTGGACTCGGAGGGCAAATCAGC GTTCCATCTTTGTGCGTCTCGAGGACGGTTGGACTGTCTGGAGGTCATCCTCTCTCATGGGGTGGACATCAATGTAACAGACGGCACTG GGTTTAACGCTCTCCATCTTGCTGCTAAGAATGGACAGTCAGATTGTCTAAAGAGGCTTCTTCAG GAGAGGATGCCTGTTGACGCCACAGACAGTTTTGGGAGGACGTCTTTACACCATGCTG CTGTGAGTGGCTGCTTGTCTTGCACTGAGATTCTGTGGGACTTTAAAGCCAACCTCGATGTTCAAGATGGA GATGCGTCAACTCCATTGATCCTGGGTGCCCAGATGAGCAGAGTCGAACTTTGTGCCTTCCTTTTGGAACGAGGAGCCAATCCTAATATACAGGACAACCAGGGCAG ATCAGCATTGATGTTGGCTTGTGAGAGTGACAGCATGGAGACTGTTGAGGTGTTATTGAAAGGCGGAGCTAACCCACACCTTACCGATGCCCTGGGACACAACTCCGCCCACTACAGCATCACCGCCGGCAACCACAACATCACCCAGCTTCTGCAGAGCATAGGTGTTTCCACAG CTGCTGAGGGTTCGAGTGAGGAG CaggctcctcctcctcctcccaaTCCCCCATCTAGTGGAACCACACCCCGCAAAAGGAAAGCCCCTCCTCCTCCTAAATCTCCTGCTCAG GGCCCGCCCCCTTCCTCCGACGCCTCAAACACGCCACCTCCCCCTGTCCCCTCCCAATCACCTGACTCACAGAGCCCCGCCCTGCCTTCTCCCGCCCCCAGGACCCAACATCCCCCATCTGAGAACCTT GTGGAGGATGAGGAAGTCTTTGAAGAGATCCGTAAGCTCAGGCTGGAGAGAGGTCGCCTGCTGCAGAAAATCAAGGTTCTGGAGCAGCAGCAGAGCAGCGCCACCACTGCCCTGGAGGAG CTAAACTCTCTGAGAGAGCGTCTGAGCGAGGTTGAGGCAGAGCGTGACCGACTGCTGGAAGAGTTGAGAGCAGCTCAGGTGAGCGGTGTGACCTGTGACTCTGAAGACGCGGAGGACTCCGATGACATGTTGGACTTCCCAG GAGCAGAGAAGTTACTATCTAAGCAATCGCGAGGTCTGGATGCTGATTCGCCGGCTGAGGGCACCTCTCAAGAGAATCCTGCCATGGTAGAGCAGCTTCGCAGAAAAGTGGAGCAACTGACCTCGCAGAATGCCGACCTGGTTCTCAAAGTGCAG ATGCTGGAAATGTTTGAGAAAGATGACACGGATATGCAGAGCTCGGGCCCAGATTTTGTTCCCACAGCTCAGTATGAATCTTTAAGGAGAGAGTTTGAGGAACTACAGGAGAAATACTCCAGAGCTCAGGCTTCAACTGAAGCCTCAAGCATCGCAGAGGATCCTGG ATCTGAGGAGAAAGAGGAGAAAAATCAAAAAGCTCTGGAGGAACAGCTGGCCCAAGCCCAGGTCGAGTTAGAGGAACTCAAAGAACAGATGCGTCTGGGGGTCTATTCAGTGGAGGAAGCAGGAGCGAAGCCCGAAGGGGGGTCCGAGTCCCCTGAGAAAGGGATAAATCTGGAGAACCAGCAGCTGAGAGCAAGGGTGCAGGAGCTGGAGGCGGAGATAGCTAGCAAAAAGACAGATGGGGAGGGGCTTAGTGAAGGTGACAATGACACCATCCAACAGCTGAAACAGAGGGTGACGGAACTTGAGGCAGCTCTGCAGTATAGAGAGAAAGGGAAAGAgggagaggaagagaaagagacagtTGTAAGCCTTAAAAAGCGGGTGGAAGAACTGGAAAAAACCCTGGAGCAAAGCAAGACGGCAGGGTACGAGGAGGGCGAGGGAGCGCCGGTGAACGGGTTGCAGGCACGGGTGGAAGAACTTGAGCGGGCGTTGAAGGAGAGCGTTCCTCGAGGTCAGTTTGAGGAGGTTCAGGTCACTTTGAGTCTCCAGCTTAACCAGCTAGCTCAAGAACGAGCCGAAGTGGCTACCCGACTCAACCAGGCCTTACTGGAGCTGGAAAGGCTCCGCCCTCAATCCCACATTGGTGAAGATGAGGACGACGAGGACCCGTCCGAGAGCTCGGAGGTTTCCATTGCATCTG AGAACTCCCTGCACCTGTCGCCAGGCGGACGGACCTTAGAGGCGATACAGGAGGAGCTGGAAGTTGCAAGGCAAGAGGCAGCACAAGCTCTGGACAGCCTGTGTGCCGAGAGAGAAAGCCGGGCTCAGGATGTATTACAGCTGAGAGATGCAATACCGCTGGTGAAACACCAGGAGACGCTGTCTGCAATAGCCCAGCAGTTAGCGCAAACAGAAAAAGAGCTGCAAGGAGAGCGGGCACTGCGTGAGCAAGCTCAAACTGAGCTCGCCAGACTAGAATCCGAGCTGCAGGCTGTGCAAAAAGACTCAGTTAGCAAGGAAGAACACGATAAAGTCAAG GCAGAGCTAGAGCGCTCTCTAGAGGAGAGTCGGCAGAGTGCAAGAGTGGCTCAGGAGTCTCTGAGTGAAAAAGAGACGGAACTGAAAGAGCTGCGATCTCAGAAAGCTTTAGAACAGGGACTGGTGTCCAAAGAAGACCATGAGGCCCAGAGACTCTCCCTACAGGCTGAGATCAACACCCTGACGGCCCAGTTAGCTGATCTAGGACGCAAGCATGAGAAGACCTGCACTGAG GTGTTCCAGGTGCAGCGGGAGGCTTTATTTAATAAGAGCGAGCGTCAGGTGGCTGAATCCCAGCTGGAGGCAGTTAAAAAGCAGCTGACGGATCTTCAGGCCGAGTCCACCCACATCCAACAGCTGCACCAGGACATCCAAGACTCGCAGGGGCTCATCAAGGAGAAAGACCGCAAG ATCACAGAGTTGTCCAAGGATGTTTTTCGTCTGAAGGAGGCTCTGGGGGCTTTGACTCCTCCACTGGCACGTTCTCCTTCGCCACCATCCTCAGGGATACCTGGACAACAGTTGGCACTGCAGAACCGTGTAACCGCATTAACACAGCAACTCCAG GACTGGGAGCGCAAACACAAGACTGTTGTTTCAATATATCGTTCTCATCTATTAGCTGCTGTACAG GGCCGGATGGATGAAGAAGTTCAGGCGCTTTTGCTTCAAATCCTCCGTATGACACACAAAGGTCAAAATTAG
- the ankrd24 gene encoding ankyrin repeat domain-containing protein 24 isoform X2, with translation MKTLKAKFKKSESQDWSKTDDRLLQAVEQNDPEKVATLLVKKGLCASKLDSEGKSAFHLCASRGRLDCLEVILSHGVDINVTDGTGFNALHLAAKNGQSDCLKRLLQERMPVDATDSFGRTSLHHAAVSGCLSCTEILWDFKANLDVQDGDASTPLILGAQMSRVELCAFLLERGANPNIQDNQGRSALMLACESDSMETVEVLLKGGANPHLTDALGHNSAHYSITAGNHNITQLLQSIGVSTAAEGSSEEAPPPPPNPPSSGTTPRKRKAPPPPKSPAQGPPPSSDASNTPPPPVPSQSPDSQSPALPSPAPRTQHPPSENLVEDEEVFEEIRKLRLERGRLLQKIKVLEQQQSSATTALEELNSLRERLSEVEAERDRLLEELRAAQVSGVTCDSEDAEDSDDMLDFPGAEKLLSKQSRGLDADSPAEGTSQENPAMVEQLRRKVEQLTSQNADLVLKVQMLEMFEKDDTDMQSSGPDFVPTAQYESLRREFEELQEKYSRAQASTEASSIAEDPGSEEKEEKNQKALEEQLAQAQVELEELKEQMRLGVYSVEEAGAKPEGGSESPEKGINLENQQLRARVQELEAEIASKKTDGEGLSEGDNDTIQQLKQRVTELEAALQYREKGKEGEEEKETVVSLKKRVEELEKTLEQSKTAGYEEGEGAPVNGLQARVEELERALKESVPRGQFEEVQVTLSLQLNQLAQERAEVATRLNQALLELERLRPQSHIGEDEDDEDPSESSEVSIASENSLHLSPGGRTLEAIQEELEVARQEAAQALDSLCAERESRAQDVLQLRDAIPLVKHQETLSAIAQQLAQTEKELQGERALREQAQTELARLESELQAVQKDSVSKEEHDKVKAELERSLEESRQSARVAQESLSEKETELKELRSQKALEQGLVSKEDHEAQRLSLQAEINTLTAQLADLGRKHEKTCTEVFQVQREALFNKSERQVAESQLEAVKKQLTDLQAESTHIQQLHQDIQDSQGLIKEKDRKITELSKDVFRLKEALGALTPPLARSPSPPSSGIPGQQLALQNRVTALTQQLQDWERKHKTVVSIYRSHLLAAVQGRMDEEVQALLLQILRMTHKGQN, from the exons AGTCAGGACTGGAGTAAGACGGATGACAGATTGTTGCAGGCTGTAGAACAGAATGATCCAGAAAAAGTTGCCACACTGCTGGTCAAGAAAGGTCTCTGTGCGTCCAAACTGGACTCGGAGGGCAAATCAGC GTTCCATCTTTGTGCGTCTCGAGGACGGTTGGACTGTCTGGAGGTCATCCTCTCTCATGGGGTGGACATCAATGTAACAGACGGCACTG GGTTTAACGCTCTCCATCTTGCTGCTAAGAATGGACAGTCAGATTGTCTAAAGAGGCTTCTTCAG GAGAGGATGCCTGTTGACGCCACAGACAGTTTTGGGAGGACGTCTTTACACCATGCTG CTGTGAGTGGCTGCTTGTCTTGCACTGAGATTCTGTGGGACTTTAAAGCCAACCTCGATGTTCAAGATGGA GATGCGTCAACTCCATTGATCCTGGGTGCCCAGATGAGCAGAGTCGAACTTTGTGCCTTCCTTTTGGAACGAGGAGCCAATCCTAATATACAGGACAACCAGGGCAG ATCAGCATTGATGTTGGCTTGTGAGAGTGACAGCATGGAGACTGTTGAGGTGTTATTGAAAGGCGGAGCTAACCCACACCTTACCGATGCCCTGGGACACAACTCCGCCCACTACAGCATCACCGCCGGCAACCACAACATCACCCAGCTTCTGCAGAGCATAGGTGTTTCCACAG CTGCTGAGGGTTCGAGTGAGGAG gctcctcctcctcctcccaaTCCCCCATCTAGTGGAACCACACCCCGCAAAAGGAAAGCCCCTCCTCCTCCTAAATCTCCTGCTCAG GGCCCGCCCCCTTCCTCCGACGCCTCAAACACGCCACCTCCCCCTGTCCCCTCCCAATCACCTGACTCACAGAGCCCCGCCCTGCCTTCTCCCGCCCCCAGGACCCAACATCCCCCATCTGAGAACCTT GTGGAGGATGAGGAAGTCTTTGAAGAGATCCGTAAGCTCAGGCTGGAGAGAGGTCGCCTGCTGCAGAAAATCAAGGTTCTGGAGCAGCAGCAGAGCAGCGCCACCACTGCCCTGGAGGAG CTAAACTCTCTGAGAGAGCGTCTGAGCGAGGTTGAGGCAGAGCGTGACCGACTGCTGGAAGAGTTGAGAGCAGCTCAGGTGAGCGGTGTGACCTGTGACTCTGAAGACGCGGAGGACTCCGATGACATGTTGGACTTCCCAG GAGCAGAGAAGTTACTATCTAAGCAATCGCGAGGTCTGGATGCTGATTCGCCGGCTGAGGGCACCTCTCAAGAGAATCCTGCCATGGTAGAGCAGCTTCGCAGAAAAGTGGAGCAACTGACCTCGCAGAATGCCGACCTGGTTCTCAAAGTGCAG ATGCTGGAAATGTTTGAGAAAGATGACACGGATATGCAGAGCTCGGGCCCAGATTTTGTTCCCACAGCTCAGTATGAATCTTTAAGGAGAGAGTTTGAGGAACTACAGGAGAAATACTCCAGAGCTCAGGCTTCAACTGAAGCCTCAAGCATCGCAGAGGATCCTGG ATCTGAGGAGAAAGAGGAGAAAAATCAAAAAGCTCTGGAGGAACAGCTGGCCCAAGCCCAGGTCGAGTTAGAGGAACTCAAAGAACAGATGCGTCTGGGGGTCTATTCAGTGGAGGAAGCAGGAGCGAAGCCCGAAGGGGGGTCCGAGTCCCCTGAGAAAGGGATAAATCTGGAGAACCAGCAGCTGAGAGCAAGGGTGCAGGAGCTGGAGGCGGAGATAGCTAGCAAAAAGACAGATGGGGAGGGGCTTAGTGAAGGTGACAATGACACCATCCAACAGCTGAAACAGAGGGTGACGGAACTTGAGGCAGCTCTGCAGTATAGAGAGAAAGGGAAAGAgggagaggaagagaaagagacagtTGTAAGCCTTAAAAAGCGGGTGGAAGAACTGGAAAAAACCCTGGAGCAAAGCAAGACGGCAGGGTACGAGGAGGGCGAGGGAGCGCCGGTGAACGGGTTGCAGGCACGGGTGGAAGAACTTGAGCGGGCGTTGAAGGAGAGCGTTCCTCGAGGTCAGTTTGAGGAGGTTCAGGTCACTTTGAGTCTCCAGCTTAACCAGCTAGCTCAAGAACGAGCCGAAGTGGCTACCCGACTCAACCAGGCCTTACTGGAGCTGGAAAGGCTCCGCCCTCAATCCCACATTGGTGAAGATGAGGACGACGAGGACCCGTCCGAGAGCTCGGAGGTTTCCATTGCATCTG AGAACTCCCTGCACCTGTCGCCAGGCGGACGGACCTTAGAGGCGATACAGGAGGAGCTGGAAGTTGCAAGGCAAGAGGCAGCACAAGCTCTGGACAGCCTGTGTGCCGAGAGAGAAAGCCGGGCTCAGGATGTATTACAGCTGAGAGATGCAATACCGCTGGTGAAACACCAGGAGACGCTGTCTGCAATAGCCCAGCAGTTAGCGCAAACAGAAAAAGAGCTGCAAGGAGAGCGGGCACTGCGTGAGCAAGCTCAAACTGAGCTCGCCAGACTAGAATCCGAGCTGCAGGCTGTGCAAAAAGACTCAGTTAGCAAGGAAGAACACGATAAAGTCAAG GCAGAGCTAGAGCGCTCTCTAGAGGAGAGTCGGCAGAGTGCAAGAGTGGCTCAGGAGTCTCTGAGTGAAAAAGAGACGGAACTGAAAGAGCTGCGATCTCAGAAAGCTTTAGAACAGGGACTGGTGTCCAAAGAAGACCATGAGGCCCAGAGACTCTCCCTACAGGCTGAGATCAACACCCTGACGGCCCAGTTAGCTGATCTAGGACGCAAGCATGAGAAGACCTGCACTGAG GTGTTCCAGGTGCAGCGGGAGGCTTTATTTAATAAGAGCGAGCGTCAGGTGGCTGAATCCCAGCTGGAGGCAGTTAAAAAGCAGCTGACGGATCTTCAGGCCGAGTCCACCCACATCCAACAGCTGCACCAGGACATCCAAGACTCGCAGGGGCTCATCAAGGAGAAAGACCGCAAG ATCACAGAGTTGTCCAAGGATGTTTTTCGTCTGAAGGAGGCTCTGGGGGCTTTGACTCCTCCACTGGCACGTTCTCCTTCGCCACCATCCTCAGGGATACCTGGACAACAGTTGGCACTGCAGAACCGTGTAACCGCATTAACACAGCAACTCCAG GACTGGGAGCGCAAACACAAGACTGTTGTTTCAATATATCGTTCTCATCTATTAGCTGCTGTACAG GGCCGGATGGATGAAGAAGTTCAGGCGCTTTTGCTTCAAATCCTCCGTATGACACACAAAGGTCAAAATTAG
- the ankrd24 gene encoding ankyrin repeat domain-containing protein 24 isoform X3 produces MKTLKAKFKKSESQDWSKTDDRLLQAVEQNDPEKVATLLVKKGLCASKLDSEGKSAFHLCASRGRLDCLEVILSHGVDINVTDGTGFNALHLAAKNGQSDCLKRLLQERMPVDATDSFGRTSLHHAAVSGCLSCTEILWDFKANLDVQDGDASTPLILGAQMSRVELCAFLLERGANPNIQDNQGRSALMLACESDSMETVEVLLKGGANPHLTDALGHNSAHYSITAGNHNITQLLQSIGVSTAAEGSSEEVEDEEVFEEIRKLRLERGRLLQKIKVLEQQQSSATTALEELNSLRERLSEVEAERDRLLEELRAAQVSGVTCDSEDAEDSDDMLDFPGAEKLLSKQSRGLDADSPAEGTSQENPAMVEQLRRKVEQLTSQNADLVLKVQMLEMFEKDDTDMQSSGPDFVPTAQYESLRREFEELQEKYSRAQASTEASSIAEDPGSEEKEEKNQKALEEQLAQAQVELEELKEQMRLGVYSVEEAGAKPEGGSESPEKGINLENQQLRARVQELEAEIASKKTDGEGLSEGDNDTIQQLKQRVTELEAALQYREKGKEGEEEKETVVSLKKRVEELEKTLEQSKTAGYEEGEGAPVNGLQARVEELERALKESVPRGQFEEVQVTLSLQLNQLAQERAEVATRLNQALLELERLRPQSHIGEDEDDEDPSESSEVSIASENSLHLSPGGRTLEAIQEELEVARQEAAQALDSLCAERESRAQDVLQLRDAIPLVKHQETLSAIAQQLAQTEKELQGERALREQAQTELARLESELQAVQKDSVSKEEHDKVKAELERSLEESRQSARVAQESLSEKETELKELRSQKALEQGLVSKEDHEAQRLSLQAEINTLTAQLADLGRKHEKTCTEVFQVQREALFNKSERQVAESQLEAVKKQLTDLQAESTHIQQLHQDIQDSQGLIKEKDRKITELSKDVFRLKEALGALTPPLARSPSPPSSGIPGQQLALQNRVTALTQQLQDWERKHKTVVSIYRSHLLAAVQGRMDEEVQALLLQILRMTHKGQN; encoded by the exons AGTCAGGACTGGAGTAAGACGGATGACAGATTGTTGCAGGCTGTAGAACAGAATGATCCAGAAAAAGTTGCCACACTGCTGGTCAAGAAAGGTCTCTGTGCGTCCAAACTGGACTCGGAGGGCAAATCAGC GTTCCATCTTTGTGCGTCTCGAGGACGGTTGGACTGTCTGGAGGTCATCCTCTCTCATGGGGTGGACATCAATGTAACAGACGGCACTG GGTTTAACGCTCTCCATCTTGCTGCTAAGAATGGACAGTCAGATTGTCTAAAGAGGCTTCTTCAG GAGAGGATGCCTGTTGACGCCACAGACAGTTTTGGGAGGACGTCTTTACACCATGCTG CTGTGAGTGGCTGCTTGTCTTGCACTGAGATTCTGTGGGACTTTAAAGCCAACCTCGATGTTCAAGATGGA GATGCGTCAACTCCATTGATCCTGGGTGCCCAGATGAGCAGAGTCGAACTTTGTGCCTTCCTTTTGGAACGAGGAGCCAATCCTAATATACAGGACAACCAGGGCAG ATCAGCATTGATGTTGGCTTGTGAGAGTGACAGCATGGAGACTGTTGAGGTGTTATTGAAAGGCGGAGCTAACCCACACCTTACCGATGCCCTGGGACACAACTCCGCCCACTACAGCATCACCGCCGGCAACCACAACATCACCCAGCTTCTGCAGAGCATAGGTGTTTCCACAG CTGCTGAGGGTTCGAGTGAGGAG GTGGAGGATGAGGAAGTCTTTGAAGAGATCCGTAAGCTCAGGCTGGAGAGAGGTCGCCTGCTGCAGAAAATCAAGGTTCTGGAGCAGCAGCAGAGCAGCGCCACCACTGCCCTGGAGGAG CTAAACTCTCTGAGAGAGCGTCTGAGCGAGGTTGAGGCAGAGCGTGACCGACTGCTGGAAGAGTTGAGAGCAGCTCAGGTGAGCGGTGTGACCTGTGACTCTGAAGACGCGGAGGACTCCGATGACATGTTGGACTTCCCAG GAGCAGAGAAGTTACTATCTAAGCAATCGCGAGGTCTGGATGCTGATTCGCCGGCTGAGGGCACCTCTCAAGAGAATCCTGCCATGGTAGAGCAGCTTCGCAGAAAAGTGGAGCAACTGACCTCGCAGAATGCCGACCTGGTTCTCAAAGTGCAG ATGCTGGAAATGTTTGAGAAAGATGACACGGATATGCAGAGCTCGGGCCCAGATTTTGTTCCCACAGCTCAGTATGAATCTTTAAGGAGAGAGTTTGAGGAACTACAGGAGAAATACTCCAGAGCTCAGGCTTCAACTGAAGCCTCAAGCATCGCAGAGGATCCTGG ATCTGAGGAGAAAGAGGAGAAAAATCAAAAAGCTCTGGAGGAACAGCTGGCCCAAGCCCAGGTCGAGTTAGAGGAACTCAAAGAACAGATGCGTCTGGGGGTCTATTCAGTGGAGGAAGCAGGAGCGAAGCCCGAAGGGGGGTCCGAGTCCCCTGAGAAAGGGATAAATCTGGAGAACCAGCAGCTGAGAGCAAGGGTGCAGGAGCTGGAGGCGGAGATAGCTAGCAAAAAGACAGATGGGGAGGGGCTTAGTGAAGGTGACAATGACACCATCCAACAGCTGAAACAGAGGGTGACGGAACTTGAGGCAGCTCTGCAGTATAGAGAGAAAGGGAAAGAgggagaggaagagaaagagacagtTGTAAGCCTTAAAAAGCGGGTGGAAGAACTGGAAAAAACCCTGGAGCAAAGCAAGACGGCAGGGTACGAGGAGGGCGAGGGAGCGCCGGTGAACGGGTTGCAGGCACGGGTGGAAGAACTTGAGCGGGCGTTGAAGGAGAGCGTTCCTCGAGGTCAGTTTGAGGAGGTTCAGGTCACTTTGAGTCTCCAGCTTAACCAGCTAGCTCAAGAACGAGCCGAAGTGGCTACCCGACTCAACCAGGCCTTACTGGAGCTGGAAAGGCTCCGCCCTCAATCCCACATTGGTGAAGATGAGGACGACGAGGACCCGTCCGAGAGCTCGGAGGTTTCCATTGCATCTG AGAACTCCCTGCACCTGTCGCCAGGCGGACGGACCTTAGAGGCGATACAGGAGGAGCTGGAAGTTGCAAGGCAAGAGGCAGCACAAGCTCTGGACAGCCTGTGTGCCGAGAGAGAAAGCCGGGCTCAGGATGTATTACAGCTGAGAGATGCAATACCGCTGGTGAAACACCAGGAGACGCTGTCTGCAATAGCCCAGCAGTTAGCGCAAACAGAAAAAGAGCTGCAAGGAGAGCGGGCACTGCGTGAGCAAGCTCAAACTGAGCTCGCCAGACTAGAATCCGAGCTGCAGGCTGTGCAAAAAGACTCAGTTAGCAAGGAAGAACACGATAAAGTCAAG GCAGAGCTAGAGCGCTCTCTAGAGGAGAGTCGGCAGAGTGCAAGAGTGGCTCAGGAGTCTCTGAGTGAAAAAGAGACGGAACTGAAAGAGCTGCGATCTCAGAAAGCTTTAGAACAGGGACTGGTGTCCAAAGAAGACCATGAGGCCCAGAGACTCTCCCTACAGGCTGAGATCAACACCCTGACGGCCCAGTTAGCTGATCTAGGACGCAAGCATGAGAAGACCTGCACTGAG GTGTTCCAGGTGCAGCGGGAGGCTTTATTTAATAAGAGCGAGCGTCAGGTGGCTGAATCCCAGCTGGAGGCAGTTAAAAAGCAGCTGACGGATCTTCAGGCCGAGTCCACCCACATCCAACAGCTGCACCAGGACATCCAAGACTCGCAGGGGCTCATCAAGGAGAAAGACCGCAAG ATCACAGAGTTGTCCAAGGATGTTTTTCGTCTGAAGGAGGCTCTGGGGGCTTTGACTCCTCCACTGGCACGTTCTCCTTCGCCACCATCCTCAGGGATACCTGGACAACAGTTGGCACTGCAGAACCGTGTAACCGCATTAACACAGCAACTCCAG GACTGGGAGCGCAAACACAAGACTGTTGTTTCAATATATCGTTCTCATCTATTAGCTGCTGTACAG GGCCGGATGGATGAAGAAGTTCAGGCGCTTTTGCTTCAAATCCTCCGTATGACACACAAAGGTCAAAATTAG